One genomic segment of Fusobacterium nucleatum includes these proteins:
- a CDS encoding DKNYY domain-containing protein: MRINDFDENLKFKKKRTSNFSFIIKIVLIIFAMFMLFFIFFINFSPNEKDVNSFEIETNGEKYGKSEFIKYNGKVYVLVWGNGMYTLNNVDIDTFRAISSEDFYSKVVGLDKNHIYFGNIAIPDLDPNKFYIIGNGYYSDGTNTYYCSPVSERNKDLSIISELFQITINVFSKNKKPQTYIYPYKKVETDKKLRAVKNMFSFATDGKEVYYKGEILENADLNTLKSVDGYTEYFVDKENVYYQSKLLPIKNSGELKIVSTKQGNRVLYDEANGYVFIEDYSFDREKAPYKVIGNNGSHLYNLAFVNNEGIYYYDDQEKKQLKAGDNIFIGNVEELSPNVFTDDKNIYYFDTYDVWFKGKNTGHILTSKNTIIYYLDKKDNWEKVSDISDETIVGTIWKKGNDYYYFDEFYMKNTIYQIADKETLDYLLNANNINHDNMVNLVENKKLIVVNGEEKIRATTELNGVYRFVIKYSKIFLFILIAIGGIFRLYKKNK, encoded by the coding sequence ATGAGAATAAATGATTTTGATGAGAATTTAAAATTTAAAAAGAAAAGAACTTCAAATTTTTCATTTATAATAAAAATAGTTCTTATTATATTTGCAATGTTTATGCTGTTTTTTATATTTTTTATAAATTTTAGTCCAAATGAAAAAGATGTTAATTCTTTTGAAATTGAAACTAATGGAGAAAAATATGGGAAAAGTGAATTTATAAAATATAATGGAAAAGTATATGTTCTTGTTTGGGGAAATGGAATGTATACTTTAAATAATGTTGATATAGATACATTTAGAGCTATAAGTTCAGAAGATTTTTATAGCAAAGTTGTTGGTTTAGATAAAAATCACATTTATTTTGGGAATATTGCAATTCCAGATTTAGACCCAAATAAATTCTATATAATAGGGAATGGATATTATAGTGATGGAACAAATACTTATTATTGTTCACCTGTATCTGAAAGAAATAAAGATTTATCAATAATATCTGAATTATTCCAAATAACAATAAATGTTTTTTCTAAAAATAAGAAACCTCAAACTTATATTTATCCATATAAAAAAGTAGAAACAGATAAAAAATTGAGAGCAGTCAAAAATATGTTTTCCTTTGCAACAGATGGAAAAGAAGTATATTATAAGGGAGAAATTTTAGAAAATGCAGATTTGAATACTTTAAAAAGTGTTGATGGATATACTGAATACTTTGTTGATAAAGAAAATGTTTATTATCAGTCAAAACTTTTGCCTATTAAAAATAGTGGTGAATTAAAAATTGTTTCAACTAAACAAGGAAATAGGGTTCTTTATGATGAAGCAAATGGCTATGTTTTTATAGAAGATTATTCTTTTGATAGGGAAAAAGCACCTTATAAAGTAATAGGAAATAATGGAAGTCATCTATATAATTTGGCTTTTGTTAATAATGAAGGTATCTACTATTATGACGATCAAGAAAAGAAACAATTAAAAGCAGGAGACAATATTTTTATTGGAAATGTGGAAGAATTAAGTCCTAATGTTTTTACTGATGATAAAAATATCTATTATTTTGATACTTATGATGTGTGGTTTAAGGGAAAAAATACAGGACATATATTAACTTCAAAAAATACAATAATATATTATTTAGATAAAAAGGATAATTGGGAAAAAGTAAGTGATATTAGTGATGAAACTATTGTAGGAACTATTTGGAAAAAAGGAAATGACTACTATTATTTTGATGAATTTTATATGAAAAACACAATATATCAAATTGCTGATAAAGAAACTCTTGATTATTTATTAAATGCAAATAATATAAACCATGATAATATGGTAAATCTTGTTGAAAATAAAAAATTAATAGTGGTCAATGGAGAGGAAAAAATAAGAGCAACTACTGAATTAAATGGCGTTTATAGATTTGTAATTAAATATTCAAAAATATTTTTATTCATTCTTATAGCTATTGGTGGAATTTTTAGATTATATAAAAAAAATAAATGA
- a CDS encoding DKNYY domain-containing protein codes for MRINDFDEEFNFKKKRSSNTLFIIKIVFIIFAIFAILSSVLFLSKMGSSDSYEIEEKGERYGNSEFIEYQGKISVPVPSGGRYFLNGVDINSFRTLNSEDRDTRIIGLDKNHVYFGNIAIPDLDPNKLEVIGNGYYTDGTTTYFCSSLSERNKNLSTPMEILQSLIYSFSKTKKPQTYIYPYKKVETNNKLIAVKDLYYFATDGEKVYYKGEILENADLNTLKSVDGYNEYFADKENIYYKSKLLPIKNSGKLKVVSTEQGDRFLYDEANGYVFIEDYSFDREKAPYKVIGNNGSHLYNLAFVNNEGIYYYDDQEKKQLKAGDNIFIGNVEELSPNVFTDDKNIYYFHAYNVWKRYKNAGDVLFSQNTEICYLDKKDGWEKVKDIRGGIIGAIWKKGNRYYYFDNLGMSQLINSAIYEITDKKILEYLLLNADEIGSSDSIGEFIENGKLIAINGEKKVEIVVKYKSAVITMAKYSKIFLAIIVIISVIIKIIRGLRK; via the coding sequence ATGAGAATAAATGATTTTGATGAAGAATTTAATTTTAAAAAGAAAAGGAGTTCTAATACTTTGTTTATAATAAAAATTGTTTTTATTATATTTGCAATATTTGCTATTTTATCATCTGTTCTTTTTCTTTCAAAAATGGGAAGTTCAGATTCTTATGAAATAGAAGAAAAAGGTGAAAGATATGGAAACAGTGAATTTATAGAATATCAAGGAAAAATTTCTGTTCCAGTTCCTAGTGGTGGAAGATATTTTTTAAATGGTGTTGATATAAATTCATTTAGAACATTAAATTCAGAAGATAGAGACACTAGAATTATTGGTTTAGATAAAAATCATGTTTATTTTGGAAACATTGCAATTCCTGATTTAGATCCAAATAAACTTGAAGTTATAGGAAATGGTTATTATACTGATGGTACAACTACTTATTTTTGTTCATCACTTTCTGAAAGAAATAAAAACTTATCCACTCCAATGGAAATATTGCAGTCTTTAATATATTCTTTTTCAAAGACTAAAAAGCCACAAACTTATATCTATCCATATAAAAAGGTTGAAACTAATAATAAATTAATAGCAGTTAAAGATTTATATTATTTTGCAACTGATGGAGAAAAAGTTTATTATAAGGGAGAAATATTAGAAAATGCAGATTTGAATACTTTAAAAAGTGTTGATGGATATAATGAATACTTTGCTGATAAAGAAAATATTTATTATAAATCAAAACTTTTACCAATTAAAAATAGTGGAAAGTTAAAGGTTGTTTCAACTGAGCAAGGAGACAGATTTCTTTATGATGAAGCAAATGGCTATGTTTTTATAGAAGATTATTCTTTTGATAGAGAAAAAGCTCCTTATAAAGTAATAGGAAATAATGGAAGTCATCTATATAATTTGGCTTTTGTTAATAATGAAGGTATCTACTATTATGACGATCAAGAAAAGAAACAATTAAAAGCAGGAGACAATATTTTTATTGGAAATGTGGAAGAATTAAGTCCTAATGTTTTTACTGATGATAAAAATATTTATTATTTTCATGCTTATAATGTCTGGAAAAGATATAAAAATGCAGGAGATGTTTTATTTTCACAAAATACAGAGATATGTTATTTAGATAAAAAAGATGGCTGGGAAAAAGTAAAAGATATTAGAGGTGGAATTATTGGAGCTATATGGAAAAAAGGGAATAGATATTATTACTTTGATAATTTAGGGATGTCTCAATTAATAAATAGTGCTATTTATGAGATAACTGATAAAAAAATATTAGAATATTTATTGCTAAATGCAGATGAAATTGGTAGTTCAGATAGTATTGGTGAATTTATTGAAAATGGAAAATTGATAGCAATTAATGGAGAGAAAAAAGTAGAAATAGTAGTAAAATATAAAAGTGCTGTAATTACTATGGCAAAATATTCTAAGATATTTCTAGCTATAATTGTTATTATTTCAGTTATTATAAAAATTATTAGAGGGCTTAGGAAATGA